In the Acidobacteriota bacterium genome, GCGCTGTAGAGCATGCCGATGCCGAAGTAGCTCTCGCAACCGGCGGTATTCTCACCGGTGCCGACCCAGAGCACCGAGGGATCGTTGGGGTCCAGGGCCACGGCTCCCACCGTGTGGGTTCCGGCGGAGTCGAGCAGTTGCTGCCAGCTCAGGCCGTCATTGGTGGTTTTCCACAATCCGCCGGAAGCGGCGCCGGCATAGAGGGTCCCCGCGGCCCAATCCGCCGCCAGGGCGGGTACGCGACCGGCCACATCGCCGAAGGCCCAGCCCCCGAAACGGGACGGTGAAGGCCCCATCGATGTCCAGAAGTTCTGCGCCGCGGCCGCCCCCCGGGCCTGCTCGGCCCGGTACCGGGCGATCGCCTTGCGGGTCTCTTCCACCGCCAGCCGCCGATAGCGGGCCATCTCTTCGCTGGAAGCCGTTCCTGCCCGCCGAGGCCCGAAAAACCACTCTTCCCGGCGCAGAATCTGCTCTTCCTCGCCGAGGCGCAGATCGACGATGCGGGGGCCTTTCTCGTGAGCGGGAGCCGCACTCTGGGCGGCAGCCGGTCCAGCCGGCAGGACGGCGAGCAGGGCTCCGAGACACAGTACCGTGGTCGGGGTGGGGCGGCGCAGGGACATGGGGGGCTCCAGAAAGAGGGGGGGCATGCCGACCGCGATCCGGCCGCATCCAGTGCTCACCAGGTACGCCCAAGCCCTCTCCTGCGCAACCCCCCTTGGAGGTCGAGGCCGGGGGCGCTAATCTGGCGGGCCCCGGTGACGCCCCGGGCGACCCACGACGCGTGAACCCCATCCCAGGAGATGAACGGGTGAACCAGCGATCCGCAGCCGAATGGACCCGGCTCGCCCTGCTCTACAGTCTGCTGGCCGCGCTGGCCGCCTTCTCCCGTCCGCGACCGGCGGAACTGTTCGCGGGGACCGTGCTGGTGGCGCTGGGCGAGGGCCTGCGCTGCTGGGCCGCCGGTCACCTGGTCAAGACCCGGCAACTGGTCACGACCGGCCCCTATCGCTACACGCGCAACCCACTCTACCTGGGAAGGCTGCTGATCTTCACCGGCCTGGCCATCATGGCCCGGCTGCCCTGGCTGCTGAACGGAGCCGTGCTGGTGGCGGGTTGGGCCGTGTTTTTCGGCTACTACCTGCCGCGCAAGGAACGCATCGAGCCCGCCCGTCTCCGGGACCGTCACGGCGGGCTCTACGAGCGCTACGCCGATGCCGTACCGGCCCTCTTCCCCCGTCTGCGCCCCTATCCCGTGGAAGCGGGAAAATGGCGGCTTTCCCGCTGGCAGAAGAACCGCGAAGGGCTGACCGCCCTGGGTCTGCTCCTGCTAGTCCTGCTCTTCGCTCTGCGAACCTGGGGAGCCCCCCGTGGCGGGGGGTGAGCCCCCGTCGAGAACTTGCAGGGCGTGATAGCGTGCGTAGGTTTCCTTGCGGGCCAGCAGCTCGGCGTGGCTGCCGGACTCGATGATCCGCCCCTGCTCGAGCACGTGGATGCGGTCAGCCCTGACGACGGTGCTCAGCCGGTGGGCGATGATCAGCGCCGTGCGGCCCCGGAGCAGGTTTTCGAGGGCCCGCTGGACTTCCGCCTCCGAATCCGCATCGAGGGCCGAAGTGGCCTCGTCGAGCACCAGGATCGGCGCGTCCCGGAGAAACGCCCGGGCGATGGCCAGGCGCTGGCGCTGCCCCGACGAGAGGCGTGAACCGAGGCTGCCGAGGGGCGTGTCGTATCCGGCGGGAAGACTCTCGATGAAGGCTGCGGCGTGAGCGGCGTGGGCCGCGGCCTCGATCCGCTCCATCGAAACGCCTTCCATGCCGTAGGCGATGTTGGCGCGAATCGTGTCGTCGAAAAGGTGGGTCTCCTGGGTCACCAGGGCGATCTGGCTGCGCAGGGAGCGGATCGTCAGCCGCCGGGCATCGACTCCATCGAAGAGAACGACGCCTTCCGTCGGGTCGATGAAGCGGGGAATCAACATCGCCAGGGTGGATTTGCCGGCTCCCGAAGCCCCGACCAGGGCGTGAACCTCCCCGGCGCGCAAGACGAGATGGACATGCTTGAGAACCGGGCCGCGACCGTAGTCGAAACCCACGCCCCGCAGTTCGATGCGGTCGGAAAAGGGCTTCATCACCCGGGCCTGGGGCGAGTCCCGAACTTCCACGGGGCTGTCGAGAATCTCGAAGATCCTGCGCGCGGAGGCCAGAGCGCGCTGGATCGCGCTGTTGAGCTGGCCCAGCCGGCGCACGTGGGTAAAGACCACGAAAAGCACGACGATGGCCACGAAAACATCGCTGCCGCTGACCCCGCCTCGGCGAATCAGCCAACCGGCGAAGACGATCATGCCCGCCCCCAGGATCGCCCCGATCAATTCCATCACCGGGGCCGTGGCAGCGGTCGCCCGGGCCACCTTCAGATCCTGGCGCAGCATCTGCTCGAGCGAACGGGCGAAACGGCGGCACTCGTAGTCCACCGCATCGAAGGCCTGAACCACCCGCCGGGCCAGCAGGGTCTCCTCGGTCAGGGCGGTCAGTTCCGCCGAGCGTTCCTGGCTGCGACGCGCCGATTTCTTGATCTTTCGGCCCAACCATCCTGCAGCCCACGCAAAGGCGGGAATCACCGTCAGGCAGACCAGGGTGATCGGCCAGGAGACGAAGAAGGCATAAGTCAGCAAGACCACGATCAGCGGCACCGACTGCATGGCCTGGGCGATCTCGTTGCCGAGCAGATCCTGGAGTCGGGCCACGTCCACCAGAATCCTCGAGTACATCTCGCCTGTGGAATGCCGGCGGTAGAAAGCGTCGGACTGGCTGATCGCCCGCCGATAGATTTCCTGGCGCAGGCGGGCGACGGTCTTCAATCCCACCCGGCGCAGGCCGTAGACCCCGAGGAAAGAAAACACCCCCTTGAAGAAATAGAGAACGACGATGGCCAGGGGCACGCGTATGTAGCCCTTGGCCAGCAGCCAATGCCGCACGGGCGCCGTCCAGCGCTCGGCCCGTTGGCGGATCGCGCCGATGGGACCGGCGGAGGCCTGCTGGCCCGTCTCCGCCTCGGAAGGGGAAATGGCTGCCACGCTCGTAACCTGAGCCTGGGAGGAAAGAGCGGTGACCAGGTCGTTGAGCAGACTGACCGCCCCCCCGACGAAAACGGAGGCCAGAATCGAGGACACCAGGGCCAGGGCCAAGGCTCCCCGGTAGTGGAGCAGATATTTCAACAGACGCCGGCCATCATGCATCGTGTGGCCCCCTTGCGAAGACTTGCGGATCGCCGCGCTCCGGGTCGGCCCCCGCCCGGCGCATCAGTTCGGCGATCTTTTCCCTCACCTCCTGGAGATAGACCGCATCTCCGTGACGACCGCTGCCGGGAGCCGGTGGCGGTACCGCCTCGCCGAAATCGACCCGCAACCCGCGACTGCGCCCCCGAGGCCAGCCTCGTGGCCAGAACTGATAGGCGCCGGTCACCGCCACCGGAATCGACAGGGCCCCGGTCCGGCGCGCGATCCAGGCCGGCCCCCGACGGAAGCGCTGCAAGGCACCGGTCCAGGTGCGCTCGCCTTCAGGATAGATGCACAGGATCCGACCGGCCTCCAGGGCATGACAGGCCAGGGTCAGCGAGGTCTGAATCCTGTCGTCGGCGCTCACGGGTTGAATGCGGAACAGTCGCGCCGCCCAGGCCCCCCATCCCGCTGCGAAGTAGCCGCTGAAGCCGAGGAAGAAGAGATTGCGATGCACCGCCGCAGGAACGGAGAGGGCGATCAGCAGAGAGTCGGCGTGGGACTGGTGGTTGGCCACCAGCATCAGCGGTCTGTGACGCCAGTCCACGTCACCTGTCGGGCCGTGGGACAGGCGCAGCCGCCACCGCAACCAGAGCTGCACCCAGGGTCGCGCCAGGGCCAGAGGCACCCAGGACAGGCGGGCAGGCCGCAGCAACCAACGGCGGTCCCGGCCATACCGGCCCTCGGCGGTCAGCAGATCCTCCCGCGGGCGGACCGGGCCTCGAGGACGTGTGCCGGCGTCGTCGAGAAGACGCTGCAGGTCTCCCAGCGTGCGCAGGGAGCGGGTCTGCTCCTCGTCGATTTCCATGCCCGCCGCGTCGGCCAGGGCCAAGATCAACACCAGCCGGTCGAGGGAGTCGAGCCCCAGGTCCAGTTCCAGATCCTGCTCGAGATAGAGCGGCCCGATCGGGCTCCGGCCCTCGAGAGCCGGCATCAAGGCCATCGCCAGTTCCCGACTCACCGGAGTCCTTTCGGGAGGGGCGGCAGGCCAGACCCGAGCGGGAGGATGCCCGACCTCCCGCGCCAGCCGCCGCCGGTCCAGGCCCCCCTGCGGATCCCGTGGCAAAGCCTGGCGCGCGATGGTCAGCCCCGCCGGCCGGTGGCCGACCGGCAGACCGACCGAGGCGGTCTCGAGATGGAAGCGGAGGGCCTCGTAGAGGCCCACGAAGCCTTCGCGCCGCAGGGCCTGGTGATCCGGCACGACCACGAGCCACGGGCGCCGGCCTTCCCGCGAAAGGGCCGCGGCCTCTGCCACCAGGGGATGGGCGGCTGCGACCCGCTCGAGATCCTCGAAGACGTACTCGCTCACCGGAAGAGCGGGCCGGTGCCGGAGGGCGACTGGCCGAGGTGCTCGCGGGCGCGCGGGGTGGCGACTCTCCCGCGGGGGGTCCGTTCGAGGAATCCGATCTGGATCAGGTAAGGCTCGCAGATCTCCTCCAGGGTGTCGCATTCTTCGCCCAGGGAAGCGGCCAGCGTGCCGATCCCCACCGGCCCCCCGGCGTGGTTGTCGAGAATCACCCGCAACAGGCGCTGGTCGAGGCTGTCGAGACCCAGGTTGTCCACGCCGAGACGGGCCAGGCTCTGCCTTGCCACCTCACGAGAGATGACCCCGTCGCCCTGCACCAGGGCGAAATCACGAATACGCCGTAACAGGCGCAGGGCGACTCGCGGCGTTCCCCGGGAGCGGGAAGCGAGTTCCCGCGCTCCGTCCTCGTCGAGGCGGCAGTCGAGCCGCGCGGCGGCAGCGAGGAGAATGCGGCAGAGATCATCGACACCGTAGAATTCGAGGCGCTCTGTGATACCGAAGCGATCTCGCAACGGAGCCGTGAGCAGGCCGGAACGCGTCGTCGCGCCCACCAGTGTGAACGGAGGCAGGTCGATACGCACGGAACGCGCACCATGTCCCTGGCCGATGGTCACGTCGAGTACGAAATCCTCCATCGCCGGGTAGAGCACCTCCTCCACCGCGGACCCCAGACGATGGATCTCGTCGATGAAGAGCACGTCACCCGCTTCGACCAGGCTCAACAGGGCCGCCAGATCCCCGATCTTCTCGATCGCCGGGCCTGACGAAACGCGTAACTGGGATCCCATTTCGGCGGCGATGATGTGAGCCAGGCTCGTCTTGCCCAGTCCCGGGGGACCGGCGAGCAGCACGTGATCCAGGGGCCTGCGCCGACGGCGCGCCGCCTCGAGATAGACCGCCAGATTGTCGGTCACCCGCCGTTGACCGACGTAATCGGCCAGACGCCGAGGTCGCAGGTCCGTTTCGAGTTGCAGCTCCTCACCGGTGGGTTCGGCGCCGATGATCCTGAAGGTATCGCCGTTCTCAGTCATCTCACCGTCCCAGGTAGCGGAGCGCATGGCGAATCATGTCCGGCAAGGCCAGCTCAGCCCCCTTTTCCGCACGAACCGCAGCCAGTGCCCCCTCGGCCTGGTTGCGACGATAGCCGAGATTCTCCAGCGCCATCAAGGCGTCACTGGTGATCGGGTCGGCGAAAGGCGCGGCGGCCACGCCTCCTTCCGCAGCGGAAAGATCGAAGGCCTCCCCGGCAAGACGATCCTTGAGTTCGACGATCAGGCGCCGGGCGGTCTTCTTGCCGATGCCGGGAACCGACTCCAGTACCGCCGTCCGCTCATCCATCACCGCCTGCACCAGTTCCCGGCTGGGTACGCTCGAGAGCATGGCCAGGGCGAGCTTGGGTCCGACCCCGGAGACGCCGACCAGAATCGTGAACAGCCGTTTGTCTTCCTCGGCCCGGAAACCGAAAAGCTCGAGAACCTCGTTCTTGAGCGACGTCACGGTTTCCAGGCAGACAGGCTCCCCCACCGCCGGCAGATTCTCGAAAGTGGCCAGGGGGACCCGCAGTTCGTACCCGACTCCACCGACATCCACCATGATGAGTGGGAAGGTACGCCGCGCGAGCTGGCCTGTCAGCCGTCCGATCACCGCGACCGTCCCAGCAAAGCCCGGTGAGCCGCGTGCACATGGTGGCAGATTACCAGCGCCAGAGCGTCGCTGGCGTCCTCGGGCAGATCCTCGATCTGCTCGGGTGTCACACCGGGCACCGTCTTCACCAATGCCCGCCGCAGTTGCCGCTTGTCGGCTCCCCCGAATCCGCAGATCGTCTTCTTCACCGTCGCGGGCGAGTACTCGACGACGGCGATTCCCGCCTCCCCGAGGGTAGCCAGCAGCACACCCCGGGCTTCCGAAAGCACCAGTGCGGAGCGGGCATTCTTGTGATGAAAGAGGCTCTCGACCACCGCAACAGCGGGAGAGCGCCCCTTGAGCCACGATCGCGCCTGTTCGGCGAGCCGGGCGAGGGAAACCGAGCGATCACTCGAACGCTGAACGCTCCAGGTGCCCATTTCCGCCTCGATCAGCCGTTGCCCTGAAAAGCGCGCCAAAGCATAGCCGGTTCGTGCTGAGCCGGGATCGATTCCGAGGATCCACTCGCCGCAGCGTTCTTGCATGGGTTGAGGCCCTCAGGAACGCCAATACACCAGAGAAAATCGATTCAGCCCAGGACCACCGAACACCGTGTCACTCGCCGTCTTCGATACTGCAGTTCGCAGAAACCCTCTGCACGTCATCGTGCTCGTCCAGCAGTTCCAGCAGGGTCAAAAGGCTCTCGGCCTTCTTCCCCTCAACCACCGTCAGATTCTGGGGCACCATCGTCACCTCGGCGCTCTCCATGCGAATACCGGCCTGTTCGAGTCGATCCCGAACTTCCGCAAAGGCCTCCGGCGTGGTGGTGATCTCGAAAAACTCACCATCCTGCGCCATATCGTCGGCGCCGGCGTCGAGAACGAGTTCCATCACTTCGTCCTCGTCGACATCCCCGGCTGGTATCGTAATGATGCCCTTGCGCTCAAACATCCACGCCACGCTGCCTGGAGATCCCAGCTCGCCGCCGTACTTGCCGAAAAGATGCCGGATCTCCGATGTGGTCCGGTTGCGGTTGTCGGTGAGCGTGGAGAGCAGGATCGCCACGCCCCCGGGGCCGTAGCCCTCGTAGATCACCTCGTCCAGGCTCACGCCCTCGAGTTCGCCCGTGCCTTTCTTGATCGCCCGATCGATCTTGTCGTTCGGCAGATTCACCGAGCGGGCGCTGGCAATCGCGGCCCGCAGCCGCGGATTGGCGTCGGGATCCCCGCCCCCTTCCCGAGCGGCGATCGTGATCTCCCGCACGACCTTCGTGAAAGCCTTCGCCCGCTTGGCGTCCTGAGCGCCCTTGCGGTGCTTGATATTGGCCCACTTGGAATGGCCAGCCATCGTTCCGATCTCCTCGTCGCTGCCTGCGGCAACCGGATTCTAACACCGCCTCGACGAGAGGCCGACCGATTCCCGCCGAACCCGGCTCGCCGGTCACAGACCGGCCCTCCGAGCTCAAAAAAAGGCCCCCGCCTGTCTGGCGGGGGCCCAGATAAATCCCCGGCGATGTCCTACTCTTCCACGCAGTCTCCCACGCAGTACCATCGGCGCTGAAGGGCTTAACTACCGTGTTCGGGATGGGAACGGGTGTGGCCCCTTCGCTATTGTCACCGGGAAACTCCTCAAAATCTTCTCAGAAACATCTTCTCAGAAACAGCTTCTCATTCTCAGAAACGCGGCGGGTTCGTTTGCCGCAGACAATCTGGTGTTCTCCGTAGCTACAGGGTGAATCTTACACCGACCGAGAAGTTCCAGCCACCATAATCCATGCGGCCGCCCTTGATCAGGTACTCGCCCGGCTGGGGCTGCGACACCCGGGTCCCAGTGAAGGGATCGACGGGACCAGCGGGTAGGACCAGCCCCCCCACCGTGATGTAGGCCACCTCGCCGCCGGCGACACCCGGAGCTTCCGCCTCATCCCAGTAACCCGAGGGTACTCCCTCTCCGAAATGCTCGCGGCCATCGACGGTGATCCTCATCTCGCGATCGGCCCAGGTGAAGCGCGCGTCGGCGAAGAATGCCGTCTTCGGACGCCACTGCCACTCGGTACCGAAGCGCAACTCGAGGAAGAGACTGTTGGGGGTCTCGATCCTCGGCGCCTCCAGGTCATGCCCGAAATCCTGGTACTCGACCGGCACGACCTGCCCGGCATTCGTGTGCGGAATCAGGCGCGGATTGGTAACCGGATCCTCGGGGAGAGCGGGGTTGTAATCGGGGTTGGGAAAGATCGCATCCGTTGGAACCGTCACGTACTGGGAGACGCGCCGGCAGGGATCGCCGTTGAAGAAACCTTCCGGAGGGGTCGCCCCGTTATAGTACTCCCAGGAACCTTCGTCGAACCCGGTGCCGAATCGCTCCGGATTGTGGTCCAACCGCCGGGTACGAAAACTGGTTTCGCTGGCGCGGGTCGCGTAGGAGACACAACTCGCGTCCAACTGCTCGGTCAAGGCCGTCCATGCCGCGGTCGGGGTGAAGTCGACGAAGTAGTAACCCACGCCGGCGCCGATGTAGGGATTGAGTCTCTTGGTCGGACGAAAACGAAGCATGACGTTGGCCGAGATCGGCAGCAGGCGCAGTTGCCCCCCGTCCACCAGCATGCCGTCCCAATTCTCGTTCACTCCACGGAAGAACTGATCGCTCTCGAAGCCCACCGGGTCGCCGTAACGCCCGGCGAGTTCTTTGAGACCGCCCGCCGCTACCGACTGGTAGTCGGGGTCGTTCCGATCGAGAGAAAAGGCCACCTGAATATCCTGCAGAAAACTCGTGTAGTAACCAATTCCCACGTCGACGACCAACTCGGAATTCTTGAAGGCCGCAAAGCCGTAACCGACGCGCAGATCGAAGCGGGTGTCCGCCGACATCCGCGTCTCGTCCGCAGACATCCACCTCGGCCGAGGATCCGGGATGAAGACGTCCCGCCCGCTGATATCGGTGATCGTCATCGTGCGATCCGCGTCGCTGATGATGGAGTCACCAGGGTCGACACCGCCGATGTGCAACTCGAAGCGCCAGCGGCCCGTGATCTCTTCCGCGGACGTGACGCCCGGCAAACCGAAAACCAACGCCAACAGCGCCACGATCGCCACGCCCATCTTGCCGCCGAACGATTCTCCGCCTGGTCTCACCATCGTTGCCCTCGCCCCTCCGAACTTCCAAGGCCCGAGGGCCTGATCCGTCAGCCCTGAGCCAAATCGAATTCTCACCCTCTGCCGACGCCCGATCACCGCGGCGGCAGGATGGTACAACTCTATCCGCGGAGATTACCGACCGCTTCCCGACACGCTGCGGCGATTTCACCGCAACCGCCGCCGGAGTTCCAGCGAGGCGCCCCGGCCTGCGGGACGTTGGTTTCTCCGACAATCCGGCTTTCGAGCCTTGGGGGGTAATC is a window encoding:
- a CDS encoding isoprenylcysteine carboxylmethyltransferase family protein; protein product: MNQRSAAEWTRLALLYSLLAALAAFSRPRPAELFAGTVLVALGEGLRCWAAGHLVKTRQLVTTGPYRYTRNPLYLGRLLIFTGLAIMARLPWLLNGAVLVAGWAVFFGYYLPRKERIEPARLRDRHGGLYERYADAVPALFPRLRPYPVEAGKWRLSRWQKNREGLTALGLLLLVLLFALRTWGAPRGGG
- a CDS encoding crossover junction endodeoxyribonuclease RuvC, which translates into the protein MQERCGEWILGIDPGSARTGYALARFSGQRLIEAEMGTWSVQRSSDRSVSLARLAEQARSWLKGRSPAVAVVESLFHHKNARSALVLSEARGVLLATLGEAGIAVVEYSPATVKKTICGFGGADKRQLRRALVKTVPGVTPEQIEDLPEDASDALALVICHHVHAAHRALLGRSR
- a CDS encoding 1-acyl-sn-glycerol-3-phosphate acyltransferase, yielding MSEYVFEDLERVAAAHPLVAEAAALSREGRRPWLVVVPDHQALRREGFVGLYEALRFHLETASVGLPVGHRPAGLTIARQALPRDPQGGLDRRRLAREVGHPPARVWPAAPPERTPVSRELAMALMPALEGRSPIGPLYLEQDLELDLGLDSLDRLVLILALADAAGMEIDEEQTRSLRTLGDLQRLLDDAGTRPRGPVRPREDLLTAEGRYGRDRRWLLRPARLSWVPLALARPWVQLWLRWRLRLSHGPTGDVDWRHRPLMLVANHQSHADSLLIALSVPAAVHRNLFFLGFSGYFAAGWGAWAARLFRIQPVSADDRIQTSLTLACHALEAGRILCIYPEGERTWTGALQRFRRGPAWIARRTGALSIPVAVTGAYQFWPRGWPRGRSRGLRVDFGEAVPPPAPGSGRHGDAVYLQEVREKIAELMRRAGADPERGDPQVFARGPHDA
- the ruvA gene encoding Holliday junction branch migration protein RuvA, encoding MIGRLTGQLARRTFPLIMVDVGGVGYELRVPLATFENLPAVGEPVCLETVTSLKNEVLELFGFRAEEDKRLFTILVGVSGVGPKLALAMLSSVPSRELVQAVMDERTAVLESVPGIGKKTARRLIVELKDRLAGEAFDLSAAEGGVAAAPFADPITSDALMALENLGYRRNQAEGALAAVRAEKGAELALPDMIRHALRYLGR
- a CDS encoding ABC transporter ATP-binding protein gives rise to the protein MHDGRRLLKYLLHYRGALALALVSSILASVFVGGAVSLLNDLVTALSSQAQVTSVAAISPSEAETGQQASAGPIGAIRQRAERWTAPVRHWLLAKGYIRVPLAIVVLYFFKGVFSFLGVYGLRRVGLKTVARLRQEIYRRAISQSDAFYRRHSTGEMYSRILVDVARLQDLLGNEIAQAMQSVPLIVVLLTYAFFVSWPITLVCLTVIPAFAWAAGWLGRKIKKSARRSQERSAELTALTEETLLARRVVQAFDAVDYECRRFARSLEQMLRQDLKVARATAATAPVMELIGAILGAGMIVFAGWLIRRGGVSGSDVFVAIVVLFVVFTHVRRLGQLNSAIQRALASARRIFEILDSPVEVRDSPQARVMKPFSDRIELRGVGFDYGRGPVLKHVHLVLRAGEVHALVGASGAGKSTLAMLIPRFIDPTEGVVLFDGVDARRLTIRSLRSQIALVTQETHLFDDTIRANIAYGMEGVSMERIEAAAHAAHAAAFIESLPAGYDTPLGSLGSRLSSGQRQRLAIARAFLRDAPILVLDEATSALDADSEAEVQRALENLLRGRTALIIAHRLSTVVRADRIHVLEQGRIIESGSHAELLARKETYARYHALQVLDGGSPPATGGSPGSQSEEQD
- a CDS encoding YebC/PmpR family DNA-binding transcriptional regulator, whose product is MAGHSKWANIKHRKGAQDAKRAKAFTKVVREITIAAREGGGDPDANPRLRAAIASARSVNLPNDKIDRAIKKGTGELEGVSLDEVIYEGYGPGGVAILLSTLTDNRNRTTSEIRHLFGKYGGELGSPGSVAWMFERKGIITIPAGDVDEDEVMELVLDAGADDMAQDGEFFEITTTPEAFAEVRDRLEQAGIRMESAEVTMVPQNLTVVEGKKAESLLTLLELLDEHDDVQRVSANCSIEDGE
- the ruvB gene encoding Holliday junction branch migration DNA helicase RuvB → MTENGDTFRIIGAEPTGEELQLETDLRPRRLADYVGQRRVTDNLAVYLEAARRRRRPLDHVLLAGPPGLGKTSLAHIIAAEMGSQLRVSSGPAIEKIGDLAALLSLVEAGDVLFIDEIHRLGSAVEEVLYPAMEDFVLDVTIGQGHGARSVRIDLPPFTLVGATTRSGLLTAPLRDRFGITERLEFYGVDDLCRILLAAAARLDCRLDEDGARELASRSRGTPRVALRLLRRIRDFALVQGDGVISREVARQSLARLGVDNLGLDSLDQRLLRVILDNHAGGPVGIGTLAASLGEECDTLEEICEPYLIQIGFLERTPRGRVATPRAREHLGQSPSGTGPLFR